The Penaeus vannamei isolate JL-2024 chromosome 13, ASM4276789v1, whole genome shotgun sequence genome window below encodes:
- the LOC113829991 gene encoding uncharacterized protein, which produces MRALQVSVLVATALLAALESGVVAAPRGTYSYRTVHQASSSNNALTPSRTRGLASTSRQYGLERGTQQAPYSPVDYTPEVKSARKAFFKLYDKQAKLAKDAPDTDLDGRYSFTQRLSGGAAAEDEADDDYYYYYYDDEEHSNEEDEYEYEDDDDEEESHEEDEEEDDDDDDEEESHEDDEEDSEDSEEGDDSSEEDGADSSSEEGADSSSEEGGVSSSEEDGEDSSSEESSEEGADGDDSSSSSSSSEEDGAGGFDIVSWGRRNTNALLARTPRPVTDTPEVKQEKRNFFRLYKKQAELSFNAPDH; this is translated from the exons ATGCGTGCTTTGCAA GTGTCAGTGTTGGTGGCGACGGCGCTGTTGGCAGCGCTGGAGAGTGGCGTGGTGGCAGCCCCCAGAGGCACCTACTCCTACAGGACGGTCCACCAAGCTAGCTCCTCGAACAACGCTCTGACACCCTCACGGACGCGGGGCCTGGCAAGCACAAGCAGgcaat aTGGACTGGAGAGAGGTACCCAGCAGGCTCCCTACTCGCCCGTGGACTACACGCCCGAAGTGAAGTCAGCGAGAAAAGCCTTCTTCAAGCTGTATGACAAACAGGCTAA ACTCGCCAAGGACGCCCCAGACACGGACCTTGACGGCCGCTACTCCTTCACCCAGAGGTTGTCGGGAGGCGCAGCCGCGGAGGACGAGGCCGAcgacgactactattactactactacgacgacGAGGAGCACAGCAACGAGGAGGATGAGTATGAgtacgaggacgacgacgatgaggaAGAGAGtcacgaagaagatgaagaagaagatgatgatgatgacgatgaagaagaaagtcATGAAGACGATGAAGAGGATTCCGAAGACTCGGAAGAAGGAGACGACTCGTCGGAGGAGGACGGTGCTGACTCATCCTCTGAAGAGGGCGCCGACTCGTCCTCGGAGGAAGGGGGCGTGTCTAGCAGCGAGGAAGACGGGGAAGATAGCTCCTCGGAGGAATCTTCCGAAGAAGGCGCCGACGGCGAcgactcgtcctcctcctcctcttcgtcggaAGAGGACGGCGCCGGCGGCTTCGACATCGTCAGCTGGGGAAGACGGAATACCAACGCCCTCTTGGCCCGCACCCCGAGGCCAGTCACGGACACGCCCGAGGTCAAGCAGGAGAAGAGGAACTTCTTCAGACTGTACAAGAAGCAGGCGGAGCTCTCCTTCAACGCCCCCGACCACTGA